Proteins from a single region of Malassezia restricta chromosome IV, complete sequence:
- a CDS encoding 3-isopropylmalate dehydrogenase, which translates to MSTTEYSITVLPGDGIGPEVIEQAVRVLEYISNKSSTFKLHIESHDFGGAAIDSSGEPLPESTRVACKKADAILLGAVGGPKWGVGKVRPEQGLLAIRKELDLYANVRPALFPSESLLEHSPLRPEVAKGTEFIVIRELVKGLYYGDRKEADLSAPDAKGEAYDMMVYDKADVQRITRLAAYLAMQSSPPTKIHSIDKANVLATSRLWRHVVTETIEKEFRDKGVEVDHHLVDSAAMVMVSNPRKLNGIVLTENMFGDILSDESSVIPGSLGLLPSASLSELPTGDKPCKGLYEPIHGSAPDIAGQGIANPVGTILSAALLLRWSLGKEHEATAIERAVRRTLDSPDIGGFGLRTRDLGGQASTKDVGDKVLAALDDFLP; encoded by the coding sequence atgtcgacgacTGAGTATTCGATTACCGTGCTGCCAGGTGACGGCATCGGTCCTGAAGTAATTGAACAGGCTGTCCGTGTACTGGAATATATCTCTAACAAGTCTTCGACGTTCAAGCTGCATATTGAGTCGCACGATTTTGGTGGTGCAGCTATCGACTCATCGGGCGAGCCATTGCCGGAGAGCACGCGTGTGGCCTGCAAGAAGGCGGACGCCATTCTACTTGGTGCTGTAGGTGGTCCCAAATGGGGTGTCGGTAAGGTCCGCCCTGAGCAGGGACTATTGGCGATCCGAAAAGAGCTTGACTTGTATGCCAATGTGCGGCCTGCGCTATTCCCATCCGAATCGCTCCTAGAACACTCCCCCCTGCGCCCTGAGGTAGCCAAGGGCACTGAATTCATTGTAATTCGAGAGCTTGTCAAGGGTCTCTATTATGGCGATCGCAAGGAGGCGGACCTTAGCGCGCCTGACGCCAAGGGTGAGGCATATGATATGATGGTGTACGACAAGGCTGATGTACAGCGTATCACGCGTCTCGCCGCCTATCTTGCAATGCAGTCTTCACCACCCACTAAAATTCATTCCATCGACAAAGCGAATGTGCTTGCCACGAGTCGTTTGTGGCGTCATGTCGTCACAGAAACGATCGAAAAGGAGTTTCGTGACAAGGGTGTAGAAGTGGATCATCACCTTGTAGACTCGGCTGCTATGGTGATGGTATCGAATCCACGCAAGCTAAATGGTATTGTGCTGACGGAAAATATGTTTGGTGATATCCTCTCAGACGAATCGTCGGTCATTCCTGGATCGCTCGGTCTACTGCCCAGTGCATCGCTCTCGGAACTACCTACGGGCGATAAGCCATGCAAGGGACTGTACGAGCCGATTCACGGCTCGGCCCCTGATATTGCGGGACAAGGCATTGCCAACCCCGTTGGCACTATCCTGTCAGCTGCATTGCTTCTTCGATGGTCCCTGGGCAAAGAGCATGAAGCGACGGCCATTGAACGGGCCGTGCGCAGGACGCTTGATTCGCCAGATATTGGCGGATTTGGCCTGCGTACGCGTGATCTTGGTGGCCAAGCCTCGACGAAGGACGTGGGTGACAAGGTCCTAGCCGCTCTCGACGACTTCCTCCCGTAA
- a CDS encoding aspartyl aminopeptidase: MSSVALNRGPAVPAAARRFLQYVAASPSPFHATASSVSMLEEAGFTKLHEHQSWNDKLYVGGRYYVQRNQSSLVAFVIGKQFTPGQGVHIIGAHTDSPHLRIRPISKRSKEGYLQCSVETYGGGQWHTWFDRDLSLAGRVIVAQDASRFVSRLVHIQRPLLRVPTLAIHLNRSVNEAFTFNHEDQLQPILGLASMLNEPDQSMAAVPGLSAKHHPVLLELLAQELDVPVSAIQDFELSLYDTQPPAVGGVSNEFLFAPRIDNQMSCFCATEALVASVLDLDALNTSQSIRAIALFDHEEVGSVSNQGAESNLLWSMIHRLSHLHVNGVEDSTASSAADLSEQSLARSFLISSDTAHAVHPNYASVHEQNLRPHMNAGPVIKINAKQRYASNAATSFLLRRVAQKAGVPVQEFEVRNDCACGSTIGPMLSKMVRTVDVGNPQLSMHSIREVCGSHDVDYKIRLFVEFFRSFEQVDRELHIDD, translated from the coding sequence atgtcgtccgtCGCCCTGAATCGGGGccctgctgtgcctgcggCGGCCCGTCGCTTCCTTCAGTACGTGGCCGCGAGTCCCTCGCCCTTCCATGCGACGGCATCAAGTGTGTCGATGCTGGAAGAGGCAGGATTCACCAAGCTTCACGAACATCAAAGCTGGAACGACAAGCTCTACGTCGGCGGCCGATACTATGTGCAGCGGAACCAATCGTCGCTCGTTGCCTTTGTGATCGGCAAGCAATTCACGCCAGGCCAAGGTGTGCATATCATCGGTGCGCACACAGACTCGCCCCATCTGCGCATTCGCCCGATATCCAAGCGGTCCAAGGAAGGGTACCTGCAGTGCTCCGTCGAGACGTATGGCGGTGGCCAGTGGCACACATGGTTCGATCGGGACCTCAGCCTAGCGGGCCGTGTGATTGTCGCACAGGATGCATCGCGCTTCGTGTCTCGACTCGTGCACATCCAGCGGCCTctgctgcgtgtgccgacGCTGGCCATCCATTTGAACCGTTCCGTGAACGAGGCCTTTACCTTCAATCACGAGGACCAGCTTCAACCTATACTAGGCCTCGCCTCCATGCTGAACGAGCCGGATCAAAGCATGGCAGCCGTGCCCGGACTCTCTGCGAAGCACCATCCCGTGCTCCTGGAACTGTTGGCACAAGAGCTAGATGTGCCTGTGAGTGCCATCCAGGACTTTGAGCTGTCTCTCTACGATACGCAGCCACCAGCCGTGGGCGGCGTGTCCAACGAATTCCTATTTGCACCGCGTATCGACAATCAAATGAGCTGCTTTTGCGCCACCGAGGCCCTCGTGGCCTCCGTGCTGGACCTCGACGCCCTGAACACATCCCAAAGTATTCGCGCTATCGCCCTGTTTGATCACGAAGAGGTTGGCTCCGTGTCGAACCAGGGTGCCGAGTCCAACTTGCTATGGAGCATGATCCACCGCCTCTCTCACTTGCATGTGAACGGCGTCGAAGACAGCACGGCGTCATCCGCCGCTGACCTGAGCGAGCAAAGTCTGGCGCGCTCGTTCTTGATCAGCTCCGATACGGCGCACGCCGTGCATCCCAACTACGCCTCTGTGCATGAACAAAACCTGCGACCGCACATGAACGCCGGACCCGTCATCAAGATCAATGCCAAGCAGCGCTACGCATCCAATGCGGCCACGTCGTTCCTGCTTCGCCGTGTTGCTCAAAAGGCCGGGGTCCCTGTGCAAGAATTCGAGGTGCGCAACGATTGTGCATGTGGCAGCACCATTGGTCCCATGCTCTCCAAGATGGTCCGCACCGTCGACGTGGGGAATCCGCAGCTGAGCATGCATTCCATTCGCGAAGTATGCGGCTCGCACGACGTCGACTACAAAATTCGTCTTTTTGTCGAGTTTTTCCGGTCGTTTGAGCAAGTGGATCGAGAGCTACACATCGATGATTAG
- a CDS encoding U4/U6.U5 tri-snRNP-associated protein 2: MASDQSAAAPEAGQKRPRTPEEEIKGAEYWEEQASKVARKACVRRDLYLDTIHRDRLDFDVERVCSVSLSRTNVYACLVCGKYFQGRGPKTHAYFHSIDESHHVFMHLDTTRVYVLPDNYAVDDPSLADIQYQFELTFSDEQLAQLDAPEQLSRDLHARTYVPGFLGLNNTAHHEAINVVLQALSHVAPLRDFFLRRRPGSDGTELLRRFGTLVRRLWNPRAFKRQVSPHEFLQQVSQASHGRFTASEACDPVDFLGWLLNQLHRDLVGGSASMARKTSSIITDSFQGAMRLETQNVAVRTGLEEDASSAVRVDRAVRVDEVPFLFLAMDLPPLPVFPDGSDNMMPQVPLAHLLAKYDGKTNQDVHGAIRRHKIKHLPPYLILHFRRFTRNRFVDERNTTVVHFSPMGLDVKALVDAPDPQLGTTYKLMANITHEATAGTVRDQSTWSAQLHTRHVPPQWFQMHDDLVERVDPHMLFLGESYLQIWERVAPT; this comes from the coding sequence ATGGCGTCCGACCAGAGTGCCGCCGCTCCAGAGGCTGGCCAAAAGCGGCCCCGTACTCCGGAGGAAGAGATAAAAGGGGCCGAATACTGGGAAGAACAAGCATCCAAGGTGGCGCGAAAGGCTTGTGTGCGACGTGACCTATACTTGGACACGATCCATCGTGATCGTTTAGATTTTGACGTGGAGCGCGTGTGCAGCGTCTCACTTTCGCGCACCAACGTGTATGCCTGCCTGGTTTGTGGCAAATACTTTCAAGGTCGAGGGCCCAAGACCCATGCCTACTTTCACTCGATTGATGAATCTCATCATGTGTTTATGCACCTCGATACGACGCGGGTCTACGTATTGCCGGACAATTACGCGGTCGATGACCCGTCGCTCGCTGATATCCAGTATCAATTTGAGCTCACCTTCTCGGATGAGCAGCTAGCGCAGCTTGATGCACCTGAGCAACTGTCGCGCGACTTGCATGCGCGCACATACGTTCCCGGGTTTCTGGGCCTGAATAATACGGCGCATCACGAGGCCATCAATGTGGTACTGCAGGCCTTGTCTCACGTGGCACCACTTCGCGACTTTTTTCTTCGTCGAAGGCCCGGAAGTGATGGCACGGAGCTTTTGAGACGGTTTGGCACACTTGTTCGCCGATTGTGGAATCCACGTGCGTTCAAGCGCCAAGTCTCACCGCACGAGTTTCTGCAGCAGGTGTCACAAGCGAGTCACGGGCGCTTTACGGCCTCGGAAGCCTGTGATCCTGTCGATTTCCTTGGATGGCTCCTAAATCAGCTGCATCGTGACTTGGTGGGCGGCAGTGCCTCGATGGCACGAAAAACGTCGTCGATCATCACTGACAGCTTCCAAGGCGCCATGCGTCTTGAAACTCAGAATGTGGCTGTCCGGACAGGGCTGGAAGAGGATGCATCGTCCGCTGTTCGTGTCGACAGGGCTGtgcgcgtcgacgaggTCCCTTTCCTTTTCTTGGCGATGGATTTGCCGCCGCTACCGGTGTTTCCAGATGGGTCCGACAACATGATGCCTCAGGTGCCTCTCGCCCACTTGCTTGCCAAGTATGATGGCAAGACCAACCAAGATGTACATGGCGCTATCCGCCGTCACAAAATCAAGCACCTTCCTCCGTATCTCATTCTTCACTTTCGGCGGTTCACACGAAATCGATTTGTCGATGAGCGCAATACGACGGTCGTGCACTTCTCGCCCATGGGGCTGGATGTGAAGGCGCTGGTGGATGCACCGGATCCACAGCTCGGTACTACGTACAAGCTGATGGCTAATATAACGCACGAGGCGACAGCAGGCACGGTCCGTGACCAGAGTACATGGagtgcgcagctgcataCCCGACATGTGCCGCCGCAGTGGTTCCAGATGCACGACGACCTCGTGGAGCGAGTCGATCCGCACATGCTGTTTTTGGGCGAGTCCTACCTCCAAATTTGGGAGCGTGTAGCACCGACCTAA
- a CDS encoding thioesterase, producing the protein MQRLLSGSSLSRHAISSHRMMYSVAVSQRSFSAGRAQRPSAKSGHRSLAFWLLTGASAAGSCYLIGAKYPPRSIPFLFTPYSTKAGQMSEQETEAYCSEIERAMHNLSAVREHISRSYEMPSATNVREKYGIKYHTPFAEKEEADYVITRPFVDAPPESLEAQLTAGSLRGPHMFASFPMVFSKTKQGVKSGGGTEGDGMVVVHLGKNLCGYKGVIHGGLIATLFDEALARSAFYSLPHHVGVTGKLELRYRKPVAADRFYLIETEVVETVGRKCFVAGFLLDPKNRDVLAEANGVFIEPRWAKYASWVGSVDMRKHLDK; encoded by the coding sequence ATGCAGCGCCTATTAAGCGGCTCGAGTCTTTCACGCCATGCAATATCATCACATCGCATGATGTATTCAGTCGCTGTGTCTCAACGAAGTTTCTCAGCCGGCCGAGCTCAGCGACCGTCCGCCAAGTCTGGCCACCGTTCCCTGGCGTTCTGGCTATTGACCGGTGCTTCTGCTGCAGGTTCGTGCTACTTGATCGGTGCAAAATACCCTCCGCGGTCAATCCCGTTTCTTTTTACACCATATTCGACCAAGGCAGGTCAGATGTCGGAGCAAGAAACTGAGGCGTACTGCTCAGAGATTGAGCGAGCCATGCACAATCTGTCTGCCGTGCGCGAGCACATTTCCCGCTCCTACGAAATGCCATCGGCCACTAACGTGCGCGAAAAGTATGGTATCAAGTACCATACTCCGTTCGCGGAGAAAGAAGAGGCAGACTACGTTATCACGCGTCCTTTTGTCGACGCACCCCCGGAGAGTCTTGAAGCTCAGCTTACTGCTGGTAGCTTGCGTGGTCCGCATATGTTCGCTAGTTTTCCCATGGTTTTCTCCAAAACTAAACAGGGTGTAAAGAGCGGTGGTGGGACTGAAGGCGACGGTATGGTGGTCGTTCATCTCGGCAAGAACCTGTGTGGCTACAAGGGCGTGATTCATGGGGGTCTCATTGCTACGTTGTTTGATGAAGCGCTTGCTAGGTCTGCATTCTACAGTTTGCCACACCATGTAGGTGTGACCGGTAAATTGGAGCTTCGCTACCGCAAGCCTGTTGCTGCTGATCGGTTTTACTTGATTGAAACGGAAGTGGTCGAAACTGTCGGTCGCAAGTGTTTCGTTGCTGGATTCTTGCTCGATCCAAAGAATCGTGACGTGCTTGCTGAGGCCAATGGCGTGTTCATCGAGCCACGCTGGGCCAAGTACGCTTCTTGGGTCGGGAGCGTTGATATGCGCAAGCACCTTGACAAGTAG
- a CDS encoding A transporter produces the protein MAEVQHDNSAEHVVSEKKDLSASDDVPDSFGTMTKDDKRAFILLVVLYALQGIPVGLTFGTMPFLLKSHVGYGGLGFFMLSTYPYSIKLLWSPIVDSYFVSSWRIPCTKWELYLGRRKSWIVPVQIIVGLTFIALAKNIDALMERADTLISLITCVFFALISLAATQDIAVDGWALTLLSKNSLGYASTAQTIGVNLGYFMSFTVFLALNSVEACNKYLRWTPKNTPILTLSGYLQMCGVAFICVTLWLLFYQKEAKESERMEIREAYSTIWQICQLRHVQLFLIVHMICKIGYQANDAVTGLKLVERGLGKEDLAFAVLVDFPFQLLFGYLTATWSRGDKALQPWMVAMVFKLLFAAMSMGVVAGMSADGSEPITTSYFLLILFSTILNSFASTVQFVGITAFHTQVADPVMGGTYMTLLNTISNLGGTWPRYFVLKMVDFFTVSMCRPPLDVDFNKIEKMLHMSNASLSLGECKSEAGLEHCSKIGGTCATIRDGYFATSTICIALGVVTFVFFIVPICRRLQRIAPSEWHVVSHAQKKH, from the coding sequence ATGGCCGAGGTGCAGCATGATAACAGTGCAGAGCATGTTGTCTCGGAAAAAAAAGACTTGAGTGCTAGCGATGATGTACCAGATTCATTTGGTACTATGACAAAGGATGACAAGCGCGCATTCATTTTGCTTGTGGTCCTGTATGCGTTACAAGGCATTCCGGTTGGTCTGACATTCGGAACAATGCCCTTTCTGCTCAAGTCGCATGTAGGCTATGGCGGACTGGGTTTTTTCATGCTCAGCACGTACCCTTACTCGATCAAGCTATTGTGGAGTCCTATTGTCGACAGCTATTTTGTCAGTTCATGGCGTATTCCTTGCACGAAGTGGGAGCTGTATCTGGGCCGGCGAAAAAGCTGGATCGTACCTGTGCAGATAATTGTTGGACTGACATTTATTGCATTGGCTAAGAATATTGACGCCCTTATGGAACGCGCAGATACCTTGATTAGCCTTATCACATGTGTGTTCTTTGCCTTGATTTCActggcagcgacgcaggaCATTGCTGTCGATGGTTGGGCCCTCACGCTGCTATCGAAGAATAGCTTAGGATATGCTTCAACGGCTCAAACTATCGGCGTTAACCTCGGCTACTTTATGAGCTTCACCGTATTTCTCGCACTGAATAGTGTAGAAGCCTGCAACAAATATCTTCGCTGGACTCCCAAAAATACGCCCATTCTTACTTTGTCTGGATACCTGCAGATGTGTGGTGTGGCATTTATTTGTGTAACACTGTGGCTCTTGTTTTATCAAAAGGAAGCAAAGGAAAGTGAACGCATGGAGATTCGCGAAGCATACTCTACGATTTGGCAGATTTGCCAACTCCGACATGTACAGTTGTTTTTAATTGTTCATATGATCTGCAAGATTGGATACCAAGCGAATGATGCAGTAACCGGGCTCAAACTTGTAGAGCGCGGACTTGGCAAAGAAGACCTGGCGTTTGCCGTGCTTGTCGATTTTCCATTCCAGCTTTTATTCGGTTATTTGACCGCCACTTGGTCTCGTGGCGATAAGGCACTGCAGCCTTGGATGGTAGCTATGGTGTTTAAATTGCTATTTGCTGCCATGAGCATGGGTGTGGTGGCCGGTATGTCAGCGGATGGCAGTGAACCGATCACGACATCGTACTTTCTACTGATTTTGTTCTCTACAATTCTCAACAGTTTTGCCAGTACGGTTCAATTTGTGGGAATTACCGCATTTCACACACAAGTGGCTGATCCAGTAATGGGTGGCACGTATATGACGCTGCTTAATACCATCAGCAATCTGGGCGGAACGTGGCCAAGGTATTTTGTTCTCAAAATGGTTGACTTCTTTACGGTTTCGATGTGCCGGCCGCCGCTAGACGTGGATTTCAACAAGATTGAAAAAATGCTCCATATGTCCAATGCTTCGCTATCGCTTGGCGAATGTAAGTCAGAGGCTGGCTTGGAGCATTGCAGCAAAATAGGTGGTACGTGCGCCACCATTCGCGATGGCTACTTCGCTACGAGCACGATATGTATCGCACTGGGCGTGGTGACATTTGTATTCTTCATTGTACCTATCTGCCGTCGCCTCCAACGCATAGCCCCAAGTGAGTGGCACGTTGTGTCGCACGCGCAGAAAAAGCATTAG
- a CDS encoding cation diffusion facilitator — MGGNPKGYDDEHRSSVTGVSNSGHDVLPTSSRKITMSPSRVGSEESVGGMKRTDSLASLRVLAQLIDGRTGYFEEARMSESALADIKNAGVREFYTQQNEHLDGWREVDEVLESQFPTEVMRRFVVPQHIVAAEGAAGDTHNDRMADDIDDAIITDDEGESLSVHPFSYHAGRRGRGISERAMTSISGMLTKERMAMRGNSCAELAAESLQDLSTSIQLSEANREHKSLADLLERPDMDFSRDDSPYLRFERKSQNKTRRNRSLLRKMLSEHPVMDEHAPSTSHPKLVEQFNYGSVSSTLPSSSSTTKPASMAVWTKADHERDQLLQNVPTHQRKQDSDALVRFYININLLLNLLLVVGKIVAVWSSNSVSLLASLVDSVLDLLCTIVIFVMSRATAYRSWHTFYKYPVGKRRLEPLGVLIFSVLMVVSFLQVLLESVSRLWDMWLGRSSEKDLTLPMVGIVFMVMTIVTKTIMWMLCRSHKNSSMHAIAQDSENDAMFNMISLIFPILGQYLGLGILDPIGGAGLSIYIISEWVSTLADTTDKLTGKVASAQDAGRCLYLVSRFSLVKAISGFEMYHVGDTMVAEVDVVLPMSFKLKEAHDLGEIITYCIESLTGIERAYIHLDYNPSGQSGHIGQRG, encoded by the coding sequence ATGGGAGGCAACCCGAAGGGGTACGACGATGAGCATAGGAGCTCTGTTACTGGCGTATCAAATAGTGGTCACGATGTGTTGCCGACATCAAGTCGAAAGATTACCATGTCCCCGTCGCGTGTAGGCTCGGAAGAGTCTGTCGGTGGCATGAAGAGGACAGATTCGCTTGCCAGTTTGCGTGTGTTGGCCCAGCTCATTGATGGGCGTACGGGGTACTTTGAGGAGGCGCGAATGAGTGAGAGTGCGCTTGCTGACATCAAGAATGCTGGAGTGCGTGAATTTTACACGCAGCAAAATGAGCACCTGGATGGCTGGCGCGAGGTCGATGAGGTGCTCGAGAGTCAGTTCCCGACTGAAGTTATGCGGCGCTTTGTCGTACCTCAACATATAGTGGCAGCTGAAGGCGCTGCGGGAGATACTCACAATGATCGAATGGCCGACGATATCGACGATGCCATCATCACGGATGATGAGGGTGAATCATTAAGTGTACATCCTTTTTCATATCACgctgggcgtcgtggacgcgGCATTAGTGAGCGTGCGATGACCTCGATTTCAGGCATGCTAACCAAGGAAAGAATGGCCATGCGTGGTAACTCGTGTGCCGAACTGGCAGCGGAGAGTCTGCAGGACCTATCGACGTCGATACAGCTCTCTGAGGCCAATCGCGAGCATAAGAGTCTCGCTGACCTACTTGAGAGGCCTGACATGGACTTTTCGAGAGATGACAGCCCTTATCTACGATTTGAGCGCAAGTCACAGAACAAAACTCGTCGGAACAGGTCGCTCCTGCGAAAAATGCTTTCAGAGCACCCtgtgatggacgagcatGCACCGAGCACTTCTCATCCGAAGCTGGTAGAGCAGTTTAACTATGGCTCGGTGTCGTCGACTCTGCCTTCGTCTTCCTCAACTACCAAACCAGCGAGCATGGCTGTGTGGACCAAGGCTGACCATGAGCGTGATCAGCTCTTGCAAAATGTCCCTACGCATCAGAGAAAGCAAGATTCAGATGCTCTAGTCAGATTTTACATCAATATCAACCTACTCCTAAATTTGTTACTAGTGGTTGGAAAGATTGTGGCGGTGTGGTCGTCCAACTCCGTGTCGCTGTTGGCTAGTTTGGTCGACAGTGTACTGGATTTGCTGTGTACGATTGTCATCTTTGTCATGTCTCGAGCCACGGCGTATCGCAGCTGGCACACGTTTTACAAGTATCCTGTGGGAAAGCGACGCTTGGAGCCACTGGGCGTGCTTATCTTTAGTGTGTTGATGGTCGTGTCGTTTTTGCAGGTGCTGCTAGAGTCAGTCAGTCGACTGTGGGACATGTGGCTTGGACGCTCTTCCGAGAAAGATTTGACGCTCCCCATGGTGGGCATTGTCTTTATGGTGATGACAATTGTGACCAAAACGATCATGTGGATGCTATGCCGTTCCCACAAGAACTCGAGTATGCATGCGATCGCGCAAGATTCGGAAAATGATGCCATGTTTAATATGATCTCGCTGATTTTTCCTATCTTAGGACAGTATCTTGGACTTGGCATACTCGACCCTATCGGTGGCGCGGGTCTGTCGATCTACATCATCTCCGAGTGGGTCTCCACGTTGGCAGATACGACTGACAAGCTCACTGGCAAAGTGGCCAGTGCCCAAGACGCAGGCAGGTGTTTGTATTTGGTGTCGCGATTCTCGCTTGTGAAGGCCATTTCAGGCTTTGAGATGTACCATGTGGGTGACACCATGGTGGCCGAAGTGGATGTCGTACTTCCCATGAGCTTCAAGCTAAAGGAAGCGCATGATCTCGGTGAAATCATCACATATTGCATCGAAAGTCTGACGGGAATCGAGCGAGCTTACATCCACTTGGACTACAATCCTAGTGGGCAGTCAGGTCACATTGGCCAACGCGGCTAA
- a CDS encoding transporter, translated as MVPVNDMFEPEKEHEEEVPLRSQLDPAVYKSLERNACLKIDLQVLPLCLLLYLLSFLDRTNVSQSMMDRGETRPDGSIKDPGIMTSLDMTPHQYATALSVLYPTYMVFEIPANLMIKRVGARIWMPFLVMAWGLVETLQGLVSSKTGLYICRVFLGLTEAGIMPGITVYLTFFYRPNELQYRQAFFFTGTSLSCAFSPLLAVAIRKMDGIAGQHGWQWVFYLEGIFTVLVGFLSYFLLSNEPADCALLSPLEKRVAVERLQETSDRYTNHDDLATKLKQTEPDVSEDEAPRYVASTWSREVWRAFTDIRCLLISVLGFCISMPIFSLAYFMPSIVKGINDDYTTVESMLMSCPPFAVSFAFSLIIAVVSDRTRQRYFCMVACYVLCIVGLAVALGCNDSMTRYGGIIMVTSGGYAGPPCLLAWIANNTAGHYKTATALAMIIILDNCSGLASAWLFNTKTEAPRFTRGISTNLAMSVLGLILATILELLIMHERRQRARGRRDEAVLALYKRTRWTEEQLREYMGDDHPEFHLEL; from the coding sequence ATGGTGCCGGTCAACGACATGTTTGAGCCCGAAAAAGAGCATGAAGAAGAGGTGCCTTTGCGCTCGCAGCTCGACCCGGCCGTGTACAAGAGCTTGGAGCGGAATGCGTGCCTAAAGATAGACCTGCAAGTGTTGCCCTTGTGTCTTTTGCTGTACCTTCTCTCTTTCCTTGATCGAACCAACGTTTCCCAGTCCATGATGGACCGTGGCGAGACACGTCCCGACGGCAGTATCAAAGATCCAGGCATTATGACCTCTCTCGACATGACGCCCCACCAATATGCAACCGCCTTATCGGTTTTATACCCCACGTACATGGTATTCGAGATCCCTGCCAACCTCATGATCAAACGGGTGGGTGCGCGGATTTGGATGCCGTTCCTCGTCATGGCATGGGGACTTGTTGAAACACTACAGGGCCTTGTCTCGTCGAAAACAGGACTGTATATCTGTCGTGTGTTTCTCGGTTTAACGGAGGCGGGTATTATGCCAGGTATCACCGTGTATTTGACCTTTTTCTACAGGCCCAACGAGCTTCAGTACCGCCAGGCATTCTTTTTCACGGGCACTTCGCTCAGTTGTGCATTTTCTCCGCTTCTGGCCGTTGCTATACGGAAAATGGACGGCATCGCTGGTCAGCACGGTTGGCAATGGGTGTTCTATCTTGAAGGTATCTTCACCGTATTGGTTGGATTTCTATCCTACTTTTTGCTCTCTAATGAGCCTGCTGATTGTGCTTTGTTGTCACCTTTGGAGAAGCGTGTGGCTGTGGAACGCCTGCAGGAAACGAGCGACAGATATACAAATCACGACGATCTGGCCACGAAGCTGAAACAAACCGAGCCAGATGTAAGTGAAGACGAAGCACCTCGTTACGTCGCCTCGACATGGTCTCGCGAAGTGTGGCGAGCATTCACCGATATTCGCTGCTTGCTTATCTCGGTCTTGGGCTTTTGCATTAGTATGCCCATTTTCTCGCTCGCGTACTTTATGCCAAGTATTGTCAAAGGAATCAATGACGACTATACCACCGTGGAGTCTATGCTCATGTCTTGTCCACCTTTTGCCGTGTCGTTTGCTTTCAGCCTCATAATAGCTGTGGTCTCTGATCGCACCCGCCAACGCTACTTCTGTATGGTGGCGTGCTATGTGCTTTGTATTGTTGGTTTGGCAGTAGCATTGGGATGCAATGACTCCATGACAAGGTACGGCGGTATTATCATGGTCACATCAGGCGGTTATGCCGGTCCACCTTGTCTGCTAGCATGGATCGCAAACAACACGGCCGGACATTACAAGACTGCGACAGCCCTGGCCATGATCATTATCCTGGATAATTGTAGTGGACTAGCCTCGGCTTGGCTATTCAACACCAAAACGGAGGCACCTCGTTTCACGCGAGGCATCTCTACAAATCTCGCCATGTCGGTTCTGGGTCTTATCCTAGCCACGATTCTGGAGCTGTTGAtcatgcacgagcgcaggcagcgtgCTCGTGGTCGCCGCGATGAAGCAGTTCTTGCGCTGTATAAACGCACTCGATGGACTGAGGAGCAGCTTCGTGAGTATATGGGAGATGACCACCCGGAGTTTCACCTGGAGCTGTGA